A single window of Micromonas commoda chromosome 6, complete sequence DNA harbors:
- the PPASE gene encoding pyrophosphatase chloroplast precursor (Inorganic pyrophosphatase. These enzymes hydrolyze inorganic pyrophosphate (PPi) to two molecules of orthophosphates (Pi). The reaction requires bivalent cations), producing the protein MVLSALVSMVAPAARLAPSRVAPQRVAQALRAPAFRPRVAFHAARAVSAKYASEKKGDYPSMDFRIFFSEDGKPVSPWHNVPLHNADGTVNFICEIPKETKAKMEVATDEELTPIKQDTKKGKLRDYPYNINWNYGMLPQTWEDPGHEHPEMKVMGDNDPVDVVEIGSAALEMGSVTPVKPVGVYAMIDDGELDWKVIAISAADPKAKDINDVEDVEKHFPGELEKIRVWFRDYKTPDGKPQNKFGLDDKCMNKEYTMGVIEETSKFYQDLLSGKTENKKGLSLK; encoded by the coding sequence ATGGTGCTCTCCGCCCTCGTCTCCAtggtcgcccccgccgcgcgcctcgcgccctccaGGGTCGCCccccagcgcgtcgcgcaggccctccgcgcccccgcgttccgcccccgcgtcgctttccacgccgcgcgcgccgtgtcCGCCAAGTACGCCTCCGAGAAGAAGGGCGACTACCCGTCCATGGACTTCCGCATCTTCTTCTCCGAGGACGGCAAGCCCGTCTCCCCGTGGCACAACGTCCCCCTCCACaacgccgacggcaccgtgAACTTCATCTGCGAGATCCCCAAGGAGACCAAGGCCAAGATGGAGGTTGCcacggacgaggagctcaCCCCGATCAAGCAGGACACCAAGAAGGGCAAGCTCCGCGATTACCCCTACAACATCAACTGGAACTACGGCATGCTCCCCCAGACCTGGGAGGACCCCGGACACGAGCACCCGGAGATGAAGGTCATGGGAGACAACGaccccgtcgacgtcgtggagatcggatccgccgcgctcgagatgGGCTCCGTGACGCCCGTCAAACCCGTCGGCGTTTACGCGAtgatcgacgacggcgagctggaCTGGAAGGTGatcgccatctccgcggccgATCCCAAGGCGAAGGACATCAACGACGTGGAGGATGTCGAGAAGCACTTCCCGGGTGAGCTCGAGAAGATTCGCGTGTGGTTCAGGGACTACAAGACCCCGGACGGCAAGCCCCAGAACAAGTTCGGCCTCGACGACAAGTGCATGAACAAGGAGTACACCATGGGCGTCATCGAGGAGACGTCCAAGTTCTACCAGGACCTCCTCTCCGGCAAGACCGAGAACAAGAAGGGACTCTCCCTCAAGTAA